GATTGCCTGAATGGAATGTTTTTCAATGCACTTCAATATTTTTTTTGATGAATCAGCCAAAGCTTTTTCGGAGCCCACCGAAAAGAACACGAAATCTTCGGCAAGATTTCCGAGTTCGTCAATTATTGCCGTTTTACAGCCTGTTCTGTAGCCGGGATCTACGGCCATCACTTTCATGTGGCCTGCGGGAGGCGATAGAAGGAGGCTTTCAAGATTTTTTGAAAAAATCTCCACGGCTTCAACATCGGATGTCTTCTTTAGTTCAAGCCTTATGTCGAGTTCGATTGATGGCACGATGAGCCTTTTCAGAGAGTCTTCGAGCATCTTGTCCAAAAACATTCTTCTCGGATGAGAACAATCGTAGAGAAGAGTCGAAAGTTCTGAACAGTATGAATCCTTTACGGAGGTGATTGATGTTTTGAGAACTTTTTCCCTTTCTCCTCTGGCTATGGCTAAATATCTGTGAGAAGGTATGAATTTGATCTTTTCTGTAAAATTGTAGTATTTTTCAAATTTAGAGCGTTTGTCGGCCCATCCCTCGGCGGCTGTTACAATTACGACTCCGTTTTCCCTGAGAAAATCGCGGGCTTTTTTCCTGACTTCGGAATTCTCCGAAAACTGCTCGGCGAGAATGTGACCGGCCCCTTCGAGAGCTTCTTCGGGAGTCAGTTCGAGTTTTTTTTCTTTGACATATTTCAGGGACATGTGTTTTGGCTCCCCTTGAATGTCCGGTCTCAATATGTCTTGGGAGAGGTCCAGAAGACCTTTCTCTTTGGCCATGGAGGCTTTTGTCCTGCGTTTAGGCTTGTAAGGGAGATACAAATCCTCGAGTTCGTTCTTTGAGTATACAGATTCTATTTTACTGCGGAGTTCATCCGTGAGTGATCCCTGTTCTGAAATTGTCGTCAATATTGTCTTTTTTCTCGAGTTCAGTTCTGAAATGTAATCACAGAAATCTTTGATCTTTTGGACTACAACTTCATCAGCGCTCTGGATTTTTTCTTTCCGGTATCTCGAAATAAAAGGTACGGTCATCGAAGCGTCGAATAGCTCGATCAGATTGGCTACGGTGGTCCGTTGCACGCCGGATTCGGACACTATATAACTGATGTCCTTATCAGATATGCTGTTTTTTAAAGATGACTCGTCTTGCATAAAATTAACTCAGGAATTATCATAATAGCAAATAGGTAAACAAATATCAAGGCGGTGACGTGTTATCAATAATTGTTTTTTCAGTGTTTGTTGTCGGAACATCAATCCACCGGATTGAATACGATAATCACAGGCACGAAATTGACTTTACTGAAGTCGGACCGGTAAATATCCCTTTCGAAGATATCTCACCGGACGGATTGCGCTACGACTATTACGGCTATCTTCCATATTGGGTTTCAAACTCTGCGTACCAGGAATTCGATTACAGCCTTTTGACTCACCTGGCGTATTTCTCAGTGGAATTATCCGCTTCAGGGAGTATCGGAGCGATACCCAATCAGACAAATTTCAATGAGATAGTATCTCTTTGCCATCCCAGGGGAGTGAGAGTTCACATGACCTTCACTCTTTTCGGCAGTTCGTCGGTTTCCTCTTTTTTGAACAGTTCGGTTGCAAGGCAGGCGGCGGTCTCAAACATAACGTCTCTTGTAAATTCGAGAGGAATAGAAGGCGCCAATATAGACTTTGAATTCGTGACATCATCCGTCAGAGATTCCTTTACTCTGTTCATCAGGGAACTTTCGAATTCCTTGCACAACAGCACAGAAGGAAGAAAAGAACTTTACATAGCGATGCCGTGTGTTCCGGGATGGTATCCCGGTTACAATTTTCAGGCTCTCGCCGACACGTGCGACGGATTATTCATAATGGCATACGATTATCACTACAGCGGCTCTTCAACTGCCGGACCTGTCTCTCCGACTTTCAACAGTTCTTTTTGGGGATATTACGCGGTAAACACTTCTGTCGGAGACATTATCAATTCATACGGCACGGCGAGAGAGAAAGTGATCCTCGGCATTCCGTATTACGGCATAGACTGGCCTACTGAAACGCAGTCTGCAGGATCATCAACAACGGGAAACGGAAGTGCGGTAATATTCAAAAACGCCAAGGCAAACGCGCTGACATACGGCAGATTGTGGGACGATAATTCATCGACTCCCTGGTACAGATACAATTCGACTTCGTGGCATCAATGCTGGTACGACGATTCGGTCAGCGTCATGCTCAAGCTCGAGATCGCAAGAGACAGCCTGCTTCAGGGCGCGGGATGCTGGGCTCTCGGATACGACAGCGGAGAGGACGATTTATGGAACGTGATAGGCCACGTATTCTCTATCGAACCCCCGGAAGGACATTATTCCGCAGAGGTCGCAACTGCCGAACTGAATGTCAGGAGCGGGCCTTCGTCTTCGTATCCGGTCATTTCTCAAATTCACTCGGGACAGAAATTCTGTGTTTTTGACAGGAACGGGAACTGGTACAAAATATACTTTCCCTCAGGAAGCGGTTACGCTCACGGCTGGGCATACGGCGGAGACGGAAATCCTGAGCAGTATTTGAAAGGCGCTAACGGCAACGAAATTCTTCTGGTGACGGCTTCTCTTTTGAACGTACGGTCCGGACCGACAACCGATTCTGCTGTACTGACTCTCGTTTCACGCGGTCAATGTTTCGTCCCGGATACTTTTTCCGGAAATTGGGCGAGAATATCGCTTGCCGACAGCAATATTATCGGCTGGATACACTATGTCAGTTACACGACAACGATTCCCTGCCCCGAAGATTCGAATTGTTTTGAGGCGGCGATTGATTCAATACATTGCAGTGACACAGTTTATTCGGGAGATACATTTACTGTGAGCTTTTATCTATTGAACACGGGCGAATCGCCCCTGGATTCACTTGTTTTGTTGGGATCAGATTCAGCGAGCTGTTTTTATCTGGCCGGTTATTGGCAGGATTCTTTTAATGCCCTGACAACCGGCATTGACGCGCTTCCAGGGCAGTATTCCGCCAGGTATTCCCTGATGTCGGCTCCGCAAGTCAACTCGCCTCAGACGATCACCGAAATCTTCAGATTCAGAAGGAGACAGACTGACATTTCACAGGATCAAAATATAAGCGTGACGGTTTTGCCAGCATCATTTGTCAGCGAAGTGGATACAGAAGAATATTCGTGCTGTTTTTCTGTAAAACCATCATCCGGTTTATTCAGGGACGCCTGCGCTTTTGAGACCAATTCTCCCGGACTTTTCGAATTGACGGTTTTCGATATTTCAGGAAGGATCAGATTCAGTTACACAGGGAAAGACAAATCTGTCGAATTCGGCTCAGGAATTCCCTCAGGTGTTTATTTCTATTCT
The candidate division WOR-3 bacterium genome window above contains:
- a CDS encoding helix-hairpin-helix domain-containing protein — translated: MQDESSLKNSISDKDISYIVSESGVQRTTVANLIELFDASMTVPFISRYRKEKIQSADEVVVQKIKDFCDYISELNSRKKTILTTISEQGSLTDELRSKIESVYSKNELEDLYLPYKPKRRTKASMAKEKGLLDLSQDILRPDIQGEPKHMSLKYVKEKKLELTPEEALEGAGHILAEQFSENSEVRKKARDFLRENGVVIVTAAEGWADKRSKFEKYYNFTEKIKFIPSHRYLAIARGEREKVLKTSITSVKDSYCSELSTLLYDCSHPRRMFLDKMLEDSLKRLIVPSIELDIRLELKKTSDVEAVEIFSKNLESLLLSPPAGHMKVMAVDPGYRTGCKTAIIDELGNLAEDFVFFSVGSEKALADSSKKILKCIEKHSIQAIVIGNGTASRETEILVKKTVEGKDIIVTVISEAGASVYSASKAGREEFPDKDLTVRGAISIGRRFQDPLSELVKIDPKAIGVGQYQHDVNQTLLKNKLDSVVVSVVNRVGVDLNIASCHLLKYVSGIGETLAKNIVDHRKNLGAFNSRKDLMNVRMYGERAFQQSAGFLRIKGRDEPLDATGIHPESYFIVNQISDDLKKPLSDLIANIELLSKINPEKYTTESFGLPTVLDIFTELKNPGRDPREDFQMFLFNEGVADISEVRTDMILDGVVTNVTNFGVFVDIGVHIDGLVHISELSNSFVTKPEEFISVGKKVKVKVVSVDEELKRINLSMKALEKKSDKKKKKKKKSMAESVEQLKKIWGSR
- a CDS encoding SH3 domain-containing protein, producing MLSIIVFSVFVVGTSIHRIEYDNHRHEIDFTEVGPVNIPFEDISPDGLRYDYYGYLPYWVSNSAYQEFDYSLLTHLAYFSVELSASGSIGAIPNQTNFNEIVSLCHPRGVRVHMTFTLFGSSSVSSFLNSSVARQAAVSNITSLVNSRGIEGANIDFEFVTSSVRDSFTLFIRELSNSLHNSTEGRKELYIAMPCVPGWYPGYNFQALADTCDGLFIMAYDYHYSGSSTAGPVSPTFNSSFWGYYAVNTSVGDIINSYGTAREKVILGIPYYGIDWPTETQSAGSSTTGNGSAVIFKNAKANALTYGRLWDDNSSTPWYRYNSTSWHQCWYDDSVSVMLKLEIARDSLLQGAGCWALGYDSGEDDLWNVIGHVFSIEPPEGHYSAEVATAELNVRSGPSSSYPVISQIHSGQKFCVFDRNGNWYKIYFPSGSGYAHGWAYGGDGNPEQYLKGANGNEILLVTASLLNVRSGPTTDSAVLTLVSRGQCFVPDTFSGNWARISLADSNIIGWIHYVSYTTTIPCPEDSNCFEAAIDSIHCSDTVYSGDTFTVSFYLLNTGESPLDSLVLLGSDSASCFYLAGYWQDSFNALTTGIDALPGQYSARYSLMSAPQVNSPQTITEIFRFRRRQTDISQDQNISVTVLPASFVSEVDTEEYSCCFSVKPSSGLFRDACAFETNSPGLFELTVFDISGRIRFSYTGKDKSVEFGSGIPSGVYFYSAKFLENPGIGTITGKVTKTE